In the genome of Yersinia enterocolitica, the window TAGGCTGGGCGGGGGTCTTGTGCCAAAACCTGGCTGATAAAACGCCGCAAATGTGGATAACGCGTCTGCTGCTGTACTAACTGTTGCTCAGCGGTGGCGGAGAAACACACCGGCATACCTGCATCTGGGGCTGTCTGCGCAAAACCAGCGCGCGCCAGTGGTTGGCTCTCTGCAAAAGGCAGATAGGGTTTAATGTCAATCACCGGGGTACCATCAACCAGATCCAGACTACCCAACTCCAGAATCACCTCTGCGCCCTGGCAACGTATCCCTTTCAGCTCAATCAACGACATGCCGATAGGATTTGGCCGGAAAGTGGAGCGAGTGGCAAATACGCCCATCCGTGTATTACCGCCTAAACGTGGCGGGCGAACCGTCGGACGCCAACCCCCCGCCATGGTTTGATGGAAAACGAACATCACCCATACATGACTGAAGTCAGATAACCCACGCACGGCTTCCGGCTGATTATAGGGAGCCACTAACTGTAACTCACCACCGCCATCTTCAATTAGACCGGGCTGTCTTGGCACCGCAAACTTTTCTTTATAGG includes:
- the tsaA gene encoding tRNA (N6-threonylcarbamoyladenosine(37)-N6)-methyltransferase TrmO, giving the protein MSVFSFNQIGVIRSPYKEKFAVPRQPGLIEDGGGELQLVAPYNQPEAVRGLSDFSHVWVMFVFHQTMAGGWRPTVRPPRLGGNTRMGVFATRSTFRPNPIGMSLIELKGIRCQGAEVILELGSLDLVDGTPVIDIKPYLPFAESQPLARAGFAQTAPDAGMPVCFSATAEQQLVQQQTRYPHLRRFISQVLAQDPRPAYRKDDNESREYAVLLLEFNVRWRVMGQQTEVLSLDPR